One window of Leguminivora glycinivorella isolate SPB_JAAS2020 chromosome 9, LegGlyc_1.1, whole genome shotgun sequence genomic DNA carries:
- the LOC125229609 gene encoding carbonyl reductase [NADPH] 1-like, with protein sequence MKVAVVTGANKGIGLAIVKALCQKFEGTVYLTSRDVDRGTKAVAQLQSQGWAPSYHQLDVSDEASIIKFRDYLKEKHGGIDILINNAAVSGDGFKTTYEDSKQVIDIDYRSLLTIQEHLFPLVREHGRILNISSDCGHLSNIRNKYWIDKLSSKDLTVSDINEFVNWFLNGVKTGTFDKNDLADGGSAAAYRIAKVAVCALTRLQQKELESRQIIINSMHPGLVQTDMTRGKGFFSPDEAAETPVYLVLDAPESIKGAYVWFDRKVLDWYDYKSDCYFKMESVFKHYGAVGPVLYFLARHEWSRHIIVFVFSVLFVSVLTRILS encoded by the coding sequence ATGAAGGTCGCCGTTGTCACTGGAGCCAATAAAGGCATAGGGCTTGCAATAGTCAAGGCTCTTTGCCAAAAGTTTGAAGGAACCGTCTACCTTACATCCAGAGACGTCGATCGAGGAACTAAAGCAGTAGCTCAACTCCAAAGTCAAGGCTGGGCTCCATCGTATCACCAATTAGACGTGTCTGATGAAGCAAGTATTATAAAATTCAGAgattatttaaaagaaaaacacgGAGGAATAGATATATTAATCAACAATGCTGCCGTATCAGGAGATGGATTTAAAACTACGTACGAAGATAGCAAACAAGTTATAGACATCGATTACAGAAGCTTACTCACGATTCAAGAACACTTATTTCCACTTGTAAGAGAACATGGACGGATTTTAAATATATCTAGTGATTGCGGACACTTATCTAATATTCGGAATAAATATTGGATAGATAAGTTATCGAGCAAAGACTTAACAGTTAGTGATATTAATGAATTTGTGAATTGGTTTTTGAACGGTGTTAAAACTGGTACGTTTGATAAGAATGATTTGGCAGACGGTGGTTCGGCGGCGGCTTATAGAATCGCTAAAGTTGCCGTCTGTGCTTTGACGAGGCTTCAGCAGAAGGAGCTTGAATCTAGACAGATTATTATTAATTCCATGCACCCTGGGCTAGTTCAAACTGATATGACAAGAGGAAAAGGGTTTTTCAGCCCTGATGAAGCGGCCGAAACGCCTGTGTATTTAGTTCTAGATGCTCCAGAGAGCATCAAAGGAGCGTATGTGTGGTTTGATAGAAAAGTGTTAGATTGGTACGATTACAAGAGTGATTGTTACTTTAAAATGGAGTCGGTCTTTAAGCATTACGGTGCAGTAGGGCCGGTACTGTATTTTCTGGCCAGGCACGAGTGGAGCCGGCATATAATAGTGTTTgtattttcagttttgtttGTTAGTGTTTTGACTCGTATACTATCCTAA
- the LOC125229610 gene encoding solute carrier family 35 member F1-like gives MAIVCVVWADVEGAPTDGKNQLVGDMLCLAGSLLFALVTVLQEMMLQVQSCPEYLALLGLIGSIVSCTQTFFLELSDLITFNWYELETLVQLGSYCSVQTIFQILQSFMLRDAGAIILHLSFLSSDYYTLIAGMFIFQFKFHALYFLSYLLAMVGVFLFSSRRTTPGEAVQLPQVVHDAVQSQDNVSMDYTVPSLDCIPIEGLEPPMSRDTTFTSFLGAPNGHSQPYTNGKDVC, from the exons ATGGCTATTGTGTGTGTGGTGTGGGCTGATGTTGAGGGAGCCCCTACTGACG GTAAAAACCAGCTAGTCGGTGATATGCTCTGCCTCGCTGGATCCCTTCTCTTCGCTCTAGTGACCGTTCTTCAAGAGATGATGCTTCAAGTCCAATCCTGCCCCGAATACCTAGCCCTCCTAGGCCTCATCGGTAGCATAGTATCTTGCACGCAAACCTTCTTCCTTGAATTGAGCGATCTGATTACTTTCAACTGGTACGAGTTGGAAACACTCGTTCAGCTCGGGAGTTACTGCTCGGTGCAGACAATATTTCAGATATTGCAAAGTTTTATGCTGAGGGATGCCGGAGCGATAATATTGCATCTCTCGTTTTTGTCGTCGGATTATTATACGCTTATTGCTGGGATGTTTATCTTTCAGTTTAAG TTCCACGCGCTATACTTCCTGTCGTACCTACTCGCAATGGTAGGTGTGTTCCTGTTCAGTTCCCGTCGAACAACGCCAGGCGAGGCGGTACAACTACCACAAGTTGTACACGATGCTGTGCAGTCGCAGGATAACGTGTCTAT ggACTACACAGTACCAAGCCTGGACTGCATCCCTATCGAGGGCTTGGAACCTCCCATGTCACGAGACACCACCTTCACTTCGTTCCTCGGAGCGCCCAATGGACACTCGCAGCCCTATACCAATGGGAAAGATGTCTGTTAA